A genomic window from Triticum urartu cultivar G1812 chromosome 7, Tu2.1, whole genome shotgun sequence includes:
- the LOC125521705 gene encoding pre-mRNA-splicing factor syf2-like encodes MGKSEPECVNSSNPAHECNDYCLNKIAEAKRRLLEEQPDSWKGPPEDRTVHPDCINASNPYHDCSEYCFKKIADANAAAERGELEKPAGGSGKSGVTPEQADGDDDSERQEDAAAAEDGYPQMTEKQKKLFELQLKMNEARKANQQAMVAEKKRMEPRGESRGVSKEKWLEDRKKKIGKLLDSNGLDMSKSYMLDTQDMAEAKYKKWEKEPAPHGWDVFNQKTLYDAYKKRTKNIEVDMDAYNRAKETDPEFYREASSLQYGKVSRVAEPNIDRMVNELKERDEKRKAFSRRRKFNEDKDVDSINDRNEHFNKKIERAFGKYTLEIKNNLERGTALPD; translated from the exons ATGGGGAAGTCGGAGCCGGAGTGCGTCAACTCGTCGAACCCGGCCCACGAGTGCAACGACTACTGCCTCAACAAGATCGCCGAGGCCAAGCGCCGCCTCCTCGAAGAGCAACCCGACTCGTGGAAGGGCCCCCCGGAGGACCGCACCGTGCACCCTGACTGCATCAACGCCTCCAACCCCTACCATGACTGCTCCGAGTACTGCTTTAAGAAGATTGCCGACGCCAATGCAG CGGCGGAGCGCGGGGAGCTAGAGAAGCCTGCTGGAGGTTCTGGCAAATCAGGAGTCACTCCAGAGCAGGCTGATGGTGATGATGATTCCGAGCGCCAGGAGGACGCCGCTGCAGCAGAAGACGGTTACCCGCAGATGACCGAAAAGCAGAAGAAGCTGTTTGAGCTGCAGCTTAAGATG AACGAAGCTAGGAAGGCGAATCAGCAGGCGATGGTTGCGGAGAAGAAGAGGATGGAGCCTCGTGGCGAGAGCAGAGGCGTATCTAAGGAGAAGTGGTTGGAAGACAGAAAAAAGAAGATTGGGAAGCTGCTTGATTCGAATGGCCTGGATATGTCAAAGTCTTACATGCTGGATACACAGGATATGGCAGAAGCAAAATACAAGAAGTGGGAGAAGGAACCCGCACCACATGGCTGGGATG TTTTCAACCAGAAAACCTTGTATGATGCATACAAGAAGAGGACAAAAAACATAGAAGTCGACATGGATGCATACAATAGAGCGAAAGAAACCGATCCTGAATTCTACCGTGAGGCTTCAAGTCTTCAATATGGGAAG GTGTCTAGGGTGGCGGAACCCAACATCGACCGAATGGTTAATGAGCTCAAGGAGCGGGATGAGAAGCGGAAGGCGTTCAGCAGGAGGCGCAAGTTCAACGAAGACAAGGACGTTGACTCGATCAACGACCGGAATGAGCACTTCAACAAGAAAATCGAGAGGGCCTTTGGCAAATATACGCTCGAGATCAAGAACAACCTGGAAAGAGGGACCGCCTTGCCAGACTAA